In one window of Lewinella sp. 4G2 DNA:
- a CDS encoding gluconokinase, with protein sequence MPSSATHYLGLDVGTTSVKACVFTASGELVVEINEAYPLLHPEPGAAVQSASQLLSTCGCALKKAVAETDGEILGIGLSCPMHSLILFTEGEGFDDTVYTWADNRGVAVIDHISDELKTELHRLTGTPVHPMTPLVTFRWLTEYHPEKIAAATHLYGLKELLTHGWMTETVLDEQLASATGLYDAVAGQWSDLALRTAANLSEAAYKQDGFPLQLPPVRPASYQLTWKPEIAVELGVAGIPVFLGGSDGCLANLGSGVDKPGEVAITVGTSAAVRATHQTGRVDPAHRLFNYRMDADNFAIGGASNNGGKVIEYWQNLLSGHFPDIPSFVNAALATPPDPGLRFTPYLNGERAPIWDAAAAADLTGLRGHHQPAEIARAVVEGVTNNIVTILRDLEAAVGETRRIHASGGFTESKEWVELLAKLSGREVVVAETGQASAYGAALVARRAINSRLD encoded by the coding sequence ATGCCTTCCTCCGCCACTCACTACCTAGGCCTAGACGTCGGCACCACCTCCGTAAAAGCCTGCGTTTTTACTGCTTCCGGAGAGCTCGTCGTCGAGATTAACGAGGCCTATCCCTTGTTGCATCCGGAACCCGGCGCGGCGGTGCAGTCCGCCTCCCAATTGCTGAGCACCTGCGGCTGCGCCCTCAAAAAAGCGGTAGCGGAGACGGACGGAGAGATCCTGGGTATCGGCTTGAGCTGCCCCATGCACAGCCTGATCCTGTTTACGGAAGGGGAGGGTTTTGACGACACGGTGTACACCTGGGCGGACAACCGCGGGGTGGCCGTGATCGACCACATCAGCGACGAACTGAAGACCGAACTGCACCGCCTGACGGGCACCCCCGTCCACCCCATGACGCCCCTCGTGACCTTCCGCTGGCTGACGGAATACCATCCCGAAAAAATCGCCGCCGCGACCCACCTGTACGGCCTCAAAGAACTGCTGACGCACGGCTGGATGACCGAGACCGTACTCGACGAACAACTCGCCTCCGCCACCGGATTGTACGACGCCGTGGCCGGGCAGTGGAGCGACCTCGCCCTCCGCACCGCCGCTAACCTGAGCGAAGCAGCTTATAAACAGGATGGATTTCCCCTCCAATTACCCCCCGTTAGACCGGCCAGCTACCAACTCACTTGGAAACCCGAAATCGCCGTGGAACTAGGCGTAGCAGGCATCCCCGTCTTCCTCGGCGGCTCCGATGGCTGCCTGGCGAACCTGGGGAGCGGCGTCGACAAACCGGGAGAAGTCGCGATCACGGTGGGGACGAGCGCCGCCGTCCGCGCCACCCACCAAACTGGCCGCGTGGACCCCGCGCACCGCCTCTTTAATTACCGGATGGACGCGGATAATTTCGCCATTGGTGGCGCCTCCAACAACGGTGGAAAGGTGATCGAATACTGGCAAAATTTACTGAGTGGCCACTTCCCGGACATCCCTTCCTTCGTGAACGCCGCCCTCGCCACCCCGCCCGATCCGGGCCTCCGCTTCACCCCCTACCTCAACGGAGAACGCGCCCCCATCTGGGATGCCGCCGCCGCCGCGGACCTGACCGGCCTCCGCGGCCACCACCAACCCGCCGAGATCGCCCGCGCCGTCGTGGAAGGCGTGACGAATAACATTGTTACCATCCTGCGAGATCTCGAAGCCGCCGTGGGGGAGACCCGCCGCATCCACGCCAGCGGCGGCTTCACGGAGAGTAAAGAATGGGTAGAGCTACTGGCTAAGCTTTCCGGCCGCGAGGTGGTGGTAGCCGAGACGGGGCAGGCGAGTGCGTACGGGGCTGCGTTGGTGGCACGGCGGGCAATTAATTCGCGGCTGGACTAA